The following coding sequences lie in one Cloeon dipterum chromosome 1, ieCloDipt1.1, whole genome shotgun sequence genomic window:
- the Top3beta gene encoding DNA topoisomerase 3-beta-1, with amino-acid sequence MMKRALMVAEKPSLAASLANILSNGRSTNRKGINNACSIHEWNMQFKGESVHFLMTSVCGHVMSLDFVGKFNNWDRVDPAELFHCPTEKKEAVAKLKMPPFLAKEAKGCDYLVLWLDCDKEGENICFEVIDAVRESMRITDHNVFRAHFSAITEKDIKAAMNNLGKPNENEAKSVDARQELDLRIGCAFTRFQTRFFQGKYGDLDASLISYGPCQTPTLGFCVQRHDEIQTFKPEPYWVLQVTVQTSEGKEVVLDWERVRCFEKEIATMFLMQVKEFKEAKVTSVSMKEKAKVRPLALNTVELMRVASSGLGMGPHHAMQIAERLYTQGYISYPRTETTHYPENFDLLEVLRQQQHSSDWGEEVREVLSSGINRPKKGHDAGDHPPITPMRTASRSELDGDSWRLYDYITRHFIATVSRDCTYLSTTAKFEIGKEVFKCTGKTLLDPGYTIVMHWQSFSKNETVPPFSDGEIVNIQEAKLQECQTCPPDYLTESELITLMEKHGIGTDASIPVHINNICQRNYVAVGSGRRLVPTSLGIVLVHGYQKIDPELVLPTMRSALEEQLNLIAHGQASMHAVLQHSLEIFKQKFLYFVKNIEGMDQLFEVSFSPLAMLGKALSRCGKCRRYMKYVQAKPARLHCSHCDETYSLPQNGVVRIYKELKCPLDDFELLSWSAGNKGKSYPLCPYCYNHPPFRDMKKGSGCNACTHPSCPHSLNSNGVSSCVECDGGVLVLDPASGPKWKLSCNRCDVIIHIFDDAHKVAVDDGTCECGAQLICVNYKEERTKLPNEATELTGCVFCSPDFANLVEKHRAINRPNRMAPGGRAARGRGRGRGGKGRGKGKPKDKMAQLAAYFV; translated from the exons ATGATGAAAAGGGCACTCATGGTGGCGGAGAAGCCGTCCTTGGCAGCTTCTCTGGCCAATATTTTGAGCAACGGCAGGAGCACGAATCgaaaag GAATAAACAATGCCTGTTCCATTCACGAGTGGAACATGCAGTTCAAAGGCGAAAGTGTCCATTTCTTGATGACTTCCGTGTGCGGTCATGTCATGAGTTTGGACTTTGTCGGAAAGTTTAACAATTGGGACCGAGTCGATCCG GCTGAGTTGTTTCACTGTCCAACGGAGAAAAAGGAGGCTGTGGCCAAACTGAAGATGCCGCCATTTCTAGCCAAAGAAGCCAAGGGTTGTGATTATTTGGTTCTGTGGCTGGATTGCGACAAGGAAGGCGagaatatttgttttgaagtCATCGATGCTGTCAGAGAAAGCATGAGGATAACTGATCAT AATGTGTTTCGAGCCCACTTTTCTGCCATCACAGAAAAGGACATCAAAGCTGCGATGAACAATTTGGGAAAGCCAAACGAAAACGAGGCCAAGAGCGTGGATGCGAGACAGGAGTTGGATTTGAGGATCGGCTGCGCATTTACCAGATTCCAAACCCGATTTTTTCAG GGTAAATATGGAGACCTGGACGCATCTCTGATCTCCTATGGACCGTGCCAAACGCCGACGCTTGGATTTTGTGTGCAACGTCACgatgaaattcaaactttCAAGCCTGAACCCTACTGGGTCTTGCAG GTGACTGTGCAAACAAGTGAAGGAAAAGAGGTCGTTCTTGATTGGGAACGCGTGCGATGTTTCGAAAAGGAGATCGCCACCATGTTCCTCATGCAGGTCAAAGAGTTCAAAGAGGccaa GGTAACAAGCGTGAGCATGAAGGAAAAGGCCAAGGTTCGGCCGTTGGCTCTGAACACAGTGGAGCTGATGCGAGTCGCCAGTTCAGGATTGGGAATGGGTCCTCACCACGCGATGCAAATCGCTGAGCGGCTCTACACGCAGGGCTACATCAGCTATCCACGAACAGAGACAACGCATTAtccagaaaattttgacctgCT CGAGGTGCTGAGGCAGCAGCAACACAGTTCTGACTGGGGTGAGGAGGTCAGGGAGGTATTGTCGTCTGGAATAAACCGGCCCAAGAAGGGCCATGACGCCGGTGACCATCCTCCGATCACGCCAATGAGAACAGCGAGCCGAAGTGAACTTGACGGAGACTCCTGGCGCCTTTACGACTACATCACCCGCCACTTTATTGCTACT gtTTCAAGAGACTGTACTTATTTGAGCACGACGGCTAAATTTGAGATCGGTAAGGAGGTGTTCAAGTGCACTGGCAAAACACTGTTGGATCCAGGCTACACCATAGTTATGCACTGGCAATCGTTCAGCAAGAACGAGACTGTTCCCCCGTTCTCTGATGGAGAAATCGTTAACATACAAGAG gccAAACTGCAGGAATGCCAGACATGTCCGCCTGATTATCTCACGGAGTCGGAACTAATCACCCTGATGGAAAAGCACGGCATCGGAACTGACGCTTCTATTCCAGTCCACATCAATAATATTTGCCAGCGGAACTATGTTGCTGTCGGCTCAGGCCGTCGCCTTGTGCCCACTTCGCTTGGAATTGTCCTCGTCCACGGGTACCAAAAG ATCGACCCGGAGTTAGTATTGCCGACGATGCGTTCTGCGCTAGAGGAGCAGTTGAACCTGATCGCGCATGGTCAAGCCAGCATGCACGCTGTGCTGCAGCACTCGCTCGAAATCTTCAAGCAGAAGTTTTTGTATTTCGTAAAGAATATCGAAGGCATGGACCAGTTGTTTGAGGTCTCCTTCTCGCCCCTCGCCATGTTGGGCAAGGCTTTGTCCAG GTGCGGCAAGTGCAGGAGGTATATGAAGTACGTTCAGGCGAAACCAGCACGTCTGCACTGCTCGCATTGCGATGAGACGTACAGCCTGCCGCAAAACGGCGTTGTGCGCATCTACAAGGAGCTCAAGTGTCCGCTGGACGACTTCGAGCTGCTTTCCTGGTCGGCTGGCAACAAAGGCAAGAGCTACCCTCTCTGCCCCTACTGCTATAACCACCCGCCGTTCAG GGACATGAAGAAGGGCAGCGGCTGCAACGCGTGCACCCACCCAAGCTGCCCACACAGTCTCAACAGCAACGGGGTCTCCTCCTGTGTCGAGTGCGACGGTGGGGTCCTTGTGCTCGACCCAGCTTCTGGACCAAAGTGGAAACTCAGCTGCAACAG GTGCGATGTCATCATCCATATCTTTGACGATGCTCACAAAGTAGCGGTTGATGATGGCACGTGCGAATGTGGTGCGCAGCTCATTTGCGTCAACTACAAAGAG GAGCGAACAAAACTGCCAAACGAGGCGACGGAGCTGACGGGCTGCGTTTTCTGCTCGCCCGACTTCGCCAATTTGGTCGAGAAGCACAGGGCAATCAACCGGCCGAATCGCATGGCCCCCGGCGGCCGGGCGGCCAGGGGAAGGGGCCGCGGCCGGGGAGGCAAGGGCCGCGGCAAAGGGAAGCCCAAGGACAAGATGGCCCAGCTGGCGGCCTACTTCGTGTAA